The Bifidobacterium eulemuris genome includes a window with the following:
- the ileS gene encoding mupirocin-resistant isoleucine--tRNA ligase — translation MSENTNSVYPKAAVSDETKRVAPNPSFPNLEESVLKYWDQDDTFNKSIERNPSGDHSQNEFVFFDGPPFANGLPHYGHLLTGYAKDVIPRYQTMKGRKVNRVFGWDTHGLPAELEAQKELGIDSVDQIHELGIDKFNDACRSSVLKYTNEWQDYVHRQARWVDFEHGYKTLNIPYMESVMWAFKQLYDKGLAYKGYRVLPYCPKDQTPLSAHELRMDADVYQDRQDTTVSVAVKLRDEEDAYAVFWTTTPWTVPTNFAIVVGADIDYVEVRPTEGKFAGKKFYLGKPLLASYAKELGEDYEIVRELKGAEMEGWRYWPVFPYFAGDDALAEDGTPGPNAYQIFTADYVDTNEGTGLVHQAPYGEDDMNTLNAHGIKSVDVLDEGCHFNALCPDYEGQYVFDANLPILRNLRAGDGPLARMGEDQRAILFQEKSYVHSYPHCWRCATPLIYKPVSSWFVSVTKIKDRLLELNQEINWIPDNVKDGQFGKWLANARDWSISRNRFWGSPIPVWVSDDPKYPRVDVYGSLEELKADFGDYPRDDKGEVNMHRPWIDNLTRVNPDDPTGKSRMHRITDVLDCWFESGSMSFAQFHYPFENKEFFEQHFPCDYIVEYIGQTRGWFYTLHIMATALFDKPAFKNVICHGIVLGSDGQKMSKHLRNYPDVNGVFNDFGSDAMRWFLMSSPILRGGNLIVTAEGIRDTVRQVMLPVWSSYYFFTLYANAANGGKGFDARTLRADEVAALPEMDRYLLARTRMLLERATSSLDEFAISDACDAVSDFIDVLTNWYIRNTRDRFWNEDENAFNTLYTVLEAFMRVLAPLAPMEAEAVWRGLTGGESVHLADWPALVDETGAATELGQVLVADDALVAAMEKVREVVSGTLSLRKAEQIRVRQPLSKLTVVVADPTAVAAYEEILKSELNVKFVALSTLEDAGEHGLKIVNELRVNARAAGPRLGKQVQFAIKASKSGAWHVDDSGAPVVETPNGEIALVEGEYELINRVEQENADADAASVSAALPTGGFVILDTALTDDLVAEGYARDAIRSVQDARKAAGLDISDRIALTLTVPTADAAKAEQFKDLIAGETLATSLEIKAEDVKELGVQVVKA, via the coding sequence GTGAGCGAGAACACCAACAGTGTGTATCCCAAGGCGGCGGTGAGCGACGAGACCAAGCGCGTCGCGCCGAACCCCAGCTTCCCCAATCTGGAGGAATCCGTCCTCAAGTATTGGGACCAGGACGACACCTTCAACAAGTCCATCGAACGCAACCCTTCCGGCGACCACAGCCAGAACGAATTCGTCTTCTTCGACGGACCGCCCTTCGCCAACGGTCTGCCGCACTACGGCCACCTGCTGACCGGCTACGCGAAGGACGTGATCCCGCGCTACCAGACCATGAAGGGCCGCAAGGTCAACCGCGTGTTCGGCTGGGACACCCACGGCCTGCCCGCCGAGCTGGAGGCGCAGAAGGAGCTCGGCATCGACTCCGTGGACCAGATCCACGAGCTCGGCATCGACAAGTTCAACGACGCCTGCCGCTCCTCGGTGCTCAAATACACCAACGAATGGCAGGATTACGTGCATCGCCAGGCCCGCTGGGTCGATTTCGAGCACGGATACAAGACGCTCAACATCCCCTACATGGAGTCCGTGATGTGGGCGTTCAAGCAGCTCTACGACAAGGGTCTGGCCTATAAGGGCTACCGCGTGCTGCCGTACTGCCCCAAGGACCAGACGCCGCTGAGCGCGCACGAGCTGCGCATGGACGCCGACGTGTACCAGGACCGCCAGGACACCACCGTCTCCGTCGCCGTCAAGCTGCGCGACGAGGAGGACGCCTACGCCGTCTTCTGGACCACCACGCCCTGGACCGTGCCCACCAACTTCGCCATCGTCGTCGGCGCCGACATCGACTATGTCGAGGTGCGCCCCACCGAAGGCAAATTCGCCGGCAAGAAGTTTTACCTCGGCAAGCCCCTGCTCGCCTCCTACGCGAAGGAGCTCGGCGAGGACTACGAGATCGTGCGCGAGCTCAAGGGCGCCGAGATGGAAGGCTGGCGTTACTGGCCGGTGTTCCCGTACTTCGCCGGCGACGATGCGCTCGCCGAAGACGGCACCCCCGGCCCGAACGCCTATCAGATCTTCACCGCCGACTACGTCGACACCAATGAGGGCACCGGCCTCGTGCACCAGGCGCCCTACGGCGAGGACGATATGAACACGCTCAACGCGCACGGCATCAAAAGCGTGGACGTGCTTGACGAAGGCTGCCATTTCAACGCGCTGTGCCCCGACTACGAGGGCCAGTACGTGTTCGACGCGAACCTGCCGATCCTGCGCAACCTGCGCGCCGGCGACGGTCCGCTCGCCCGCATGGGCGAGGACCAGCGGGCGATCCTCTTCCAGGAGAAGAGCTACGTGCACTCCTATCCGCACTGCTGGCGTTGCGCCACCCCGCTGATCTACAAACCGGTCTCCAGCTGGTTCGTCTCCGTGACCAAGATCAAGGACCGTCTGCTCGAACTCAACCAGGAGATCAACTGGATTCCGGACAACGTCAAGGACGGCCAGTTCGGCAAGTGGCTCGCCAACGCGCGCGACTGGTCCATCTCCCGCAACCGCTTCTGGGGCAGCCCGATCCCGGTGTGGGTGAGCGACGATCCGAAGTATCCGCGCGTCGACGTGTACGGTTCGCTGGAGGAGCTCAAGGCCGACTTCGGCGACTATCCGCGCGACGACAAGGGCGAGGTCAACATGCACCGCCCGTGGATCGACAACCTGACCCGCGTCAACCCTGACGATCCGACCGGCAAGAGCCGCATGCACCGCATCACCGACGTGCTCGACTGCTGGTTCGAATCCGGCTCCATGTCGTTCGCCCAGTTCCATTACCCGTTCGAGAACAAGGAGTTCTTCGAACAGCACTTCCCGTGCGACTACATCGTCGAATACATCGGCCAGACCCGCGGCTGGTTCTACACGCTGCACATCATGGCCACCGCCCTGTTCGACAAGCCCGCGTTCAAGAACGTGATCTGCCACGGCATCGTGCTCGGCTCCGACGGCCAGAAGATGTCGAAGCATCTGCGCAACTATCCGGACGTGAACGGCGTGTTCAACGACTTCGGCTCCGACGCGATGCGCTGGTTCCTCATGTCCTCGCCGATCCTGCGCGGCGGCAACCTCATCGTCACCGCCGAAGGCATCCGCGACACCGTGCGCCAGGTCATGCTGCCCGTGTGGAGCTCGTACTACTTCTTCACGCTGTACGCCAACGCGGCCAACGGCGGCAAGGGCTTCGACGCCCGCACGCTGCGCGCCGACGAGGTGGCCGCCCTGCCCGAGATGGACCGCTACCTGCTGGCCCGCACCCGCATGCTGCTCGAGCGCGCGACCTCCTCGCTGGACGAGTTCGCGATCTCCGACGCGTGTGATGCGGTGAGCGACTTCATCGACGTGCTCACCAACTGGTACATCCGCAACACGCGCGACCGCTTCTGGAACGAGGACGAGAACGCGTTCAACACGCTGTACACCGTGCTCGAGGCGTTCATGCGCGTGCTCGCGCCGCTCGCTCCGATGGAGGCCGAGGCCGTGTGGCGCGGCCTGACCGGCGGTGAATCCGTGCATCTGGCCGACTGGCCGGCGTTGGTCGACGAGACCGGTGCCGCGACCGAGCTGGGTCAAGTGCTGGTGGCCGATGACGCGCTCGTCGCGGCCATGGAGAAGGTGCGCGAGGTCGTCTCCGGCACTCTGTCCCTGCGTAAGGCCGAGCAGATCCGCGTGCGTCAGCCGCTGTCCAAGCTCACCGTCGTGGTGGCCGATCCGACCGCCGTCGCCGCGTATGAGGAGATTCTGAAGTCCGAGCTCAACGTCAAGTTCGTCGCGCTTTCCACACTGGAGGACGCCGGCGAGCATGGACTCAAGATCGTCAACGAGCTGCGTGTGAATGCGCGCGCCGCCGGACCTCGCTTGGGCAAGCAGGTGCAGTTCGCGATCAAGGCTTCCAAGTCCGGCGCATGGCATGTGGATGACTCCGGCGCTCCCGTGGTGGAGACCCCGAACGGTGAGATCGCGCTGGTCGAAGGCGAGTACGAGCTGATCAACCGCGTGGAGCAGGAGAACGCGGACGCCGATGCGGCTTCCGTCTCCGCGGCTCTGCCGACCGGCGGCTTCGTGATTCTCGACACCGCGCTGACCGACGATCTGGTGGCCGAAGGCTACGCGCGCGACGCGATCCGCTCTGTGCAGGACGCCCGCAAGGCCGCCGGTCTCGACATCTCCGACCGTATCGCGCTGACGTTGACCGTGCCGACGGCCGACGCGGCCAAGGCCGAACAGTTCAAGGACCTCATCGCCGGTGAGACGCTGGCCACCTCCCTTGAGATCAAGGCCGAGGATGTGAAGGAGCTTGGCGTTCAGGTTGTCAAGGCCTGA
- a CDS encoding MFS transporter, translating to MRITKPTIGILTLSMISLSGIFITPVIGLVAEAFPQASLSSVQMIVSVSTLTALVGAWCTGKLVQLFSRKTVALLGVAGVLVFGFLPFIAHSSLSVVIALSGCLGVCLGLINNTLPAFISDHYDVEQRQGMMGKQVAFASIGAMVFIYAAGMLGTIAWYYAYLVYLFAAVVLLVCWFTLPKDAVGEDGSRDERKFSIAQALTPRVLFLLVAGFFFLIANNAYSNNLALLVAQNNLGDSGTAGLATTIGQLGGLIAGLLIGRLAKRITNHLLMLGFVIEGVALLVVGFAPNLLVLVVGCFFVGAGLSVYYAQAPFLITVLEKPYLIPLGIAAMTTANALGGFASPVVVNAINGLFGSTAAGAMCIGAAMALIVAVVLGMTNYQKHCLDAVR from the coding sequence ATGCGTATCACAAAACCGACAATAGGCATCCTGACATTGAGCATGATTTCATTGTCAGGAATATTCATCACTCCGGTGATCGGACTCGTGGCGGAGGCTTTCCCACAGGCCTCGTTGAGCAGCGTGCAGATGATTGTTTCCGTCTCCACGTTGACTGCTCTGGTCGGAGCTTGGTGCACGGGCAAACTCGTGCAGCTCTTTTCGCGCAAGACCGTCGCATTGCTTGGCGTCGCCGGCGTTCTGGTGTTCGGATTCCTGCCGTTTATCGCGCATTCGAGTCTGAGCGTCGTTATCGCATTGTCCGGATGCCTGGGCGTGTGCTTGGGTCTCATCAACAATACGTTGCCGGCCTTCATCTCCGATCATTACGATGTGGAGCAACGGCAAGGAATGATGGGCAAGCAGGTCGCCTTCGCCAGCATCGGCGCGATGGTTTTCATCTACGCCGCCGGCATGCTGGGCACAATCGCTTGGTACTACGCCTATCTGGTGTACCTGTTCGCCGCGGTTGTCCTGCTGGTTTGCTGGTTCACCCTTCCCAAAGATGCGGTGGGCGAGGATGGAAGCCGAGACGAACGGAAATTCTCCATCGCGCAGGCGTTGACGCCTAGGGTCCTGTTCCTGCTCGTGGCTGGTTTCTTCTTCCTGATCGCCAATAACGCATACAGCAACAACCTCGCGCTTTTGGTCGCTCAGAACAATCTTGGCGATAGCGGCACCGCCGGTCTCGCCACCACCATCGGCCAGTTGGGTGGTTTGATCGCCGGCCTGCTTATCGGACGGCTGGCGAAACGCATCACCAATCACCTGTTGATGCTTGGATTCGTCATCGAAGGCGTCGCCCTTCTTGTTGTCGGATTCGCTCCCAATCTGCTGGTCCTCGTCGTCGGATGCTTCTTCGTCGGCGCGGGACTGAGCGTGTACTACGCTCAAGCTCCTTTCCTTATCACCGTGCTTGAGAAACCGTATCTGATCCCTCTTGGCATCGCCGCTATGACCACGGCGAACGCGCTCGGCGGTTTCGCCAGTCCGGTGGTGGTCAACGCCATCAACGGACTGTTCGGATCCACTGCCGCAGGAGCGATGTGCATTGGCGCCGCCATGGCTCTGATCGTCGCCGTTGTCCTTGGCATGACGAACTACCAGAAGCATTGTCTGGATGCTGTTCGGTGA
- a CDS encoding glycoside hydrolase family 43 protein, translating into MMNLEQINIRDPFVMEYDGSYYMYGTRTEGVWGEMDGFDCYVSDDCVQWNGPVEVFHKPEGFWAERAYWAPECYRRNGKFYLIATLADAEGRKSVNVLESESPVGPFVYLSRLTDPAQACIDGTLYEEDDKVYLVYSHSLEDVPEGNMDAVEVSSDLTYAIGNPFTVFQASDASWSVPVPFAKAEFGIDGPAYFSDGPFLEKTAQGKLVMLWSSWSDQGYSVGQAVSSDGSIRGRWTHENRPLIGQGGHGMLFTGPDGKRYFAMHAQNGREPEHPRFLEVTESERGLDVRI; encoded by the coding sequence ATGATGAATCTTGAACAGATCAATATTCGCGACCCTTTCGTTATGGAATATGACGGAAGCTACTACATGTACGGAACCCGTACCGAAGGCGTTTGGGGCGAGATGGACGGATTCGATTGCTACGTCAGCGATGATTGCGTCCAATGGAACGGACCTGTTGAGGTTTTCCACAAGCCGGAAGGCTTTTGGGCGGAGCGTGCGTACTGGGCTCCGGAATGTTATCGCCGCAACGGCAAATTCTATCTGATCGCCACTTTGGCAGATGCCGAAGGCCGCAAATCGGTGAATGTGCTGGAATCGGAATCGCCCGTTGGTCCGTTCGTCTATCTGTCTCGCCTTACCGATCCGGCTCAGGCATGTATCGACGGCACGCTCTACGAAGAAGACGATAAGGTCTACCTCGTGTATTCGCATTCTCTTGAAGACGTGCCCGAGGGGAATATGGACGCGGTGGAGGTATCTTCCGATTTGACCTATGCCATTGGAAATCCATTCACCGTATTTCAGGCATCCGACGCATCTTGGAGTGTGCCGGTACCATTCGCGAAAGCTGAATTCGGCATCGATGGACCGGCGTATTTCTCTGACGGGCCTTTCCTGGAGAAAACCGCGCAAGGAAAGCTGGTCATGCTGTGGTCCAGCTGGTCGGATCAGGGATATTCAGTCGGGCAGGCCGTGTCCTCAGACGGCAGCATTCGTGGGCGATGGACGCATGAGAACAGGCCTCTGATTGGTCAAGGCGGGCACGGAATGCTGTTCACCGGGCCTGACGGCAAACGCTACTTCGCGATGCATGCGCAGAATGGTCGCGAACCCGAGCATCCTCGGTTCCTTGAAGTCACGGAATCCGAGCGCGGGCTCGATGTGCGCATCTGA
- a CDS encoding copper homeostasis protein CutC: MIEIAVQDVEGARTAKEEGADRIELCSALGATGGLTPSFGLIRACARVEVPQGVQVLIRSRAGSFVFSDDERNVQLDDVRAAVEAGASGVVVGGLTDEGKLDEPFAAALAEAAREAGARVGHDIDITFHRAFDVTRDRFAVMDALIGMGYTRILTSGGAAGVPEGLDALRELVDHAAGRIQIQAGGGLTVESIPEAMATGVDALHMSAKRLVVSEGGPGGGGAAPIECTDRDVVRAAVAAVRV, from the coding sequence ATGATTGAAATCGCAGTGCAGGATGTCGAAGGCGCGCGTACCGCCAAAGAAGAAGGTGCCGACCGTATTGAGTTATGCTCGGCGTTGGGTGCCACAGGCGGACTCACGCCAAGTTTCGGACTTATCCGGGCCTGCGCCCGCGTGGAGGTGCCCCAAGGCGTGCAGGTGCTCATCCGATCCCGCGCCGGTTCGTTCGTGTTCAGCGATGACGAACGGAACGTGCAGTTGGATGACGTCCGCGCGGCCGTCGAAGCCGGAGCCTCCGGAGTGGTCGTGGGCGGGCTGACGGACGAAGGCAAGCTGGACGAGCCTTTCGCCGCCGCGCTCGCCGAAGCGGCCCGTGAGGCGGGGGCTCGTGTCGGTCACGATATCGACATCACCTTCCACCGAGCCTTCGATGTGACCCGTGATCGTTTCGCCGTGATGGACGCACTCATCGGCATGGGATACACGCGCATTCTCACTTCGGGTGGTGCCGCAGGCGTGCCCGAAGGATTGGACGCCCTGCGCGAGCTGGTCGATCATGCGGCCGGTCGTATTCAAATCCAAGCCGGAGGCGGACTCACGGTCGAATCCATCCCCGAGGCGATGGCCACGGGAGTGGACGCGCTGCATATGTCCGCCAAACGACTTGTCGTCTCCGAAGGCGGTCCCGGTGGCGGGGGAGCCGCGCCGATAGAGTGCACGGACCGCGACGTCGTGCGCGCGGCCGTCGCCGCGGTGCGAGTCTGA
- a CDS encoding GNAT family N-acetyltransferase, with translation MTTIRHATLADLDAIAAVESACFPAAEAATKEGLHARLEVYPDCFWLLTEDGRDGAIISFINGFATDLPDLTDDMYEDATLHDPHGAWQMIFGVDTAPRYQHQGHASTVMRQVIADTRAAGRRGLVLTCKKPLIGFYAQFGFLDEGISSSTHGDATWHQMRLEF, from the coding sequence ATGACCACGATTCGCCATGCCACGCTTGCCGACCTCGACGCCATCGCCGCCGTGGAATCGGCCTGCTTCCCCGCCGCCGAAGCCGCTACCAAAGAAGGGCTTCACGCCCGACTGGAGGTGTATCCCGACTGTTTCTGGCTGCTGACGGAGGATGGGCGGGACGGCGCCATCATCTCGTTCATCAACGGATTCGCCACGGACCTTCCCGACCTGACCGACGATATGTATGAGGACGCGACGCTGCATGATCCGCATGGCGCGTGGCAGATGATCTTCGGCGTGGACACCGCGCCCCGATACCAGCATCAGGGCCACGCCAGCACCGTGATGCGCCAAGTCATCGCCGACACCCGCGCCGCCGGCCGCCGCGGACTGGTCCTCACCTGCAAGAAGCCCCTCATCGGCTTCTACGCCCAATTCGGCTTCCTCGACGAAGGCATTTCCTCCTCCACCCACGGCGACGCAACCTGGCACCAAATGCGGCTGGAGTTCTAG
- a CDS encoding elongation factor G encodes MKHIVAGLLAHVDAGKTTLSEALLYRTGEIRKLGRVDHGDAFLDTESLEKQRGITIHAHQTKVVHDDLELTLLDTPGHVDFAAETERVLRVLDYAILVVSGTDGVQGHTETLWRLLAQYHVPTFVFVNKMDSSGADRETTLAQLHRRCSDACLPLTAGMFGGAESSGSAGQDDESSVALLESIAEQDELALDEFLETGGISLGRIQTMIAERRLFPVFFGSALKLDGIDEFMTGLSRFAREPQWPAEFGARVFKIAHDQQHNRLTWLRVTGGTLKAKAMLSPATVASAASPQSASGQPDGGVAAQDERWHEKVDQLRVYNGAKFDIATELPAGSICAATGLTQTFPGEGLGFESDAESPALQPVLTYTVLPPGMKPDTETTSRRPAKPSASESSDEKSDSDGAGKTEEAAESQADAAQRKAAPKPAFDDLTLHKLLGALRELEDEEPLLHVAWVERLQEIHVQLMGAVQLEIIQQTLHDRFGLDVAFGPGGILYRETVTETAEGVGHFEPLRHYAEAHILLEPGEPGGGVSVASTVSENELDRNWQRLIMTHMREKEHLGVLTGSPLTDVRMTLVAGRAHLKHTEGGDFRQATYRAIRQGLMRLKERGACRVMEPWYRFRLEMPGEMVGRAMSDIQRMAGSFEPPMMDADYALLVGECPVSEMRDYAMEVHSYTHGRGRLSCVFAGYRPCHDEERVVAQSAYDPESDLENTPDSVFCAHGAGYPVKWYKVPDFMHLDWSVES; translated from the coding sequence ATGAAACACATCGTCGCGGGGCTGCTGGCCCATGTGGACGCGGGGAAAACCACCCTGTCCGAAGCGTTGCTCTACCGCACGGGCGAAATCCGCAAACTCGGTCGCGTGGACCACGGCGACGCCTTCCTCGACACCGAATCGTTGGAGAAGCAGCGCGGCATCACCATCCACGCGCATCAGACCAAAGTCGTCCACGACGATCTTGAGCTCACTCTGCTGGATACGCCGGGGCACGTCGATTTCGCGGCCGAAACCGAACGCGTATTGCGTGTGCTCGATTATGCAATCCTCGTCGTCTCCGGTACCGACGGCGTGCAGGGGCACACGGAAACGCTGTGGCGACTGCTGGCGCAATACCATGTGCCGACGTTCGTTTTCGTCAATAAGATGGATTCCTCAGGTGCCGACCGCGAGACGACGCTCGCCCAACTGCATCGCCGTTGCTCCGACGCATGTCTGCCGCTGACGGCCGGAATGTTCGGCGGAGCGGAATCCTCCGGCTCGGCTGGACAAGACGACGAGTCTTCCGTCGCGCTGCTCGAATCCATCGCCGAACAGGACGAACTCGCATTGGACGAGTTTCTGGAGACCGGCGGAATCTCATTGGGCCGCATCCAAACCATGATCGCCGAACGCAGACTGTTCCCCGTCTTCTTCGGATCCGCGCTGAAACTCGACGGCATCGACGAATTCATGACGGGACTGTCGCGGTTCGCCCGCGAACCTCAATGGCCGGCCGAATTCGGAGCGCGGGTGTTCAAAATCGCCCACGACCAGCAGCACAACCGCCTGACGTGGCTGCGGGTGACCGGCGGCACGCTGAAAGCCAAGGCGATGCTGAGTCCCGCGACGGTCGCTTCGGCGGCATCGCCCCAATCAGCCAGTGGACAGCCTGATGGGGGAGTGGCCGCGCAAGACGAACGCTGGCATGAGAAAGTCGACCAACTGCGCGTCTACAACGGCGCGAAATTCGACATCGCGACGGAACTGCCCGCCGGTTCCATCTGCGCTGCGACAGGCCTGACCCAAACATTCCCCGGCGAGGGACTTGGCTTCGAGAGCGATGCCGAATCGCCCGCATTGCAACCGGTGCTCACCTACACCGTCCTGCCTCCCGGCATGAAACCCGATACGGAGACAACGTCGCGACGACCGGCCAAGCCATCCGCATCCGAATCCTCGGACGAAAAAAGCGATTCGGATGGCGCGGGCAAAACCGAGGAAGCGGCCGAATCGCAAGCCGACGCCGCACAGCGCAAGGCCGCGCCGAAGCCGGCGTTCGATGATCTGACGCTGCACAAACTTCTGGGCGCGCTTCGCGAACTTGAGGATGAGGAACCCCTGCTGCACGTCGCGTGGGTGGAGCGGCTGCAGGAGATCCACGTGCAGCTGATGGGCGCCGTGCAGTTGGAGATCATCCAACAGACCCTGCATGACCGGTTCGGTCTGGACGTGGCGTTCGGTCCGGGCGGCATCCTCTACCGCGAGACCGTCACCGAAACGGCGGAAGGCGTGGGGCATTTCGAGCCGCTGCGTCATTACGCCGAAGCGCATATCCTATTGGAGCCGGGGGAGCCGGGTGGCGGCGTGAGCGTCGCCAGCACGGTGAGCGAGAACGAACTCGACCGCAACTGGCAACGGCTCATCATGACGCATATGCGCGAAAAGGAGCATCTGGGTGTGCTCACCGGCTCGCCGCTGACGGATGTGAGGATGACGCTGGTCGCCGGACGCGCCCATCTCAAGCACACGGAAGGCGGCGACTTTCGCCAGGCCACCTATCGTGCGATCCGGCAGGGGCTGATGCGGCTCAAGGAGCGCGGCGCATGCCGCGTGATGGAGCCGTGGTACCGTTTCCGCTTGGAGATGCCGGGGGAGATGGTTGGGCGCGCCATGTCGGATATTCAACGCATGGCCGGCTCGTTCGAACCGCCGATGATGGATGCCGACTACGCGTTGCTGGTGGGGGAGTGCCCCGTCTCGGAAATGCGCGACTATGCGATGGAGGTGCACTCATATACGCACGGCCGCGGCCGTCTGAGCTGCGTCTTCGCCGGATACCGCCCCTGCCACGACGAGGAGCGTGTGGTCGCGCAATCCGCCTATGATCCCGAATCCGACCTTGAGAACACCCCGGACTCGGTGTTCTGCGCGCACGGTGCCGGCTACCCCGTCAAATGGTACAAAGTCCCCGACTTCATGCACCTTGACTGGTCGGTGGAATCGTAA
- a CDS encoding type II toxin-antitoxin system YafQ family toxin has translation MRRVRSSASHRVRRVRIWIRSYRERSVVEVRFTPEFSADLARLSRWRVDYAREVRDVVADFLATDGCVPDSYGPHVLNKPGGCYNGCVEFHMGDDDVLVLYWRGRGFVRMVRICSHAELSACRFGVEWPRGDSANK, from the coding sequence ATGCGCCGGGTGAGGTCGTCTGCAAGTCACCGAGTGAGGCGCGTTCGTATATGGATACGATCATATCGGGAGCGGAGCGTGGTTGAGGTTCGTTTCACGCCGGAGTTTTCGGCGGACCTTGCGCGCTTGTCGCGTTGGCGTGTGGATTACGCGCGTGAAGTGCGTGATGTCGTCGCTGATTTTCTGGCAACTGATGGCTGCGTACCGGATTCGTATGGGCCGCATGTATTGAATAAACCAGGCGGCTGTTACAACGGGTGTGTTGAGTTCCATATGGGTGATGATGACGTGCTTGTGCTGTACTGGCGTGGACGAGGGTTCGTGCGTATGGTGCGTATCTGTTCTCATGCGGAGTTGAGTGCGTGCCGGTTCGGTGTGGAGTGGCCGCGCGGTGATTCTGCGAACAAATAA
- a CDS encoding helix-turn-helix domain-containing protein, which produces MKDRRSHALPHLDIGDVLQRNPDDLIKYVDFQSADISHDNIDVAHRRIELTSFQDVSQAVEHISTDDGFGIIAHELEHRSKPHFHDYVEVTHVLKGSVMLWIEGRTEVVRAGGTIAIQPGAKHLISPVGGDSQPTPVEIDMLISTTIISRMQALAPHSHDEAFHQWASSLSDIPYIAIGPDKSPSLESAINRLIVEYGSSEHSVHYAVVGNLLECVHYLSQALDERVHADPLIASIQQIIDRDLVHISIESIAHQLGYSIGYLSRYSKSHSGKTLGTLINETRLNEAATALTQSELTIAEITRLVGFKSPSYFHKIFQKRFSLTPKQYRNAFLKTGLGA; this is translated from the coding sequence ATGAAAGATAGACGTTCGCACGCATTGCCCCACCTGGACATAGGCGACGTCCTGCAGCGGAACCCCGACGACCTCATCAAGTACGTGGATTTTCAAAGCGCCGATATATCCCACGACAACATTGACGTCGCCCATCGGCGCATCGAACTCACATCCTTCCAAGACGTTTCCCAAGCGGTCGAACATATATCGACCGACGATGGGTTCGGCATCATCGCGCACGAACTTGAGCATCGGTCAAAACCCCATTTTCACGACTACGTTGAAGTCACGCATGTGCTCAAAGGCAGCGTCATGCTCTGGATCGAGGGACGGACGGAAGTCGTGCGGGCAGGCGGAACCATAGCCATCCAACCGGGAGCGAAACATCTGATCTCCCCCGTCGGAGGAGACTCCCAACCAACCCCCGTTGAAATAGACATGCTCATCTCCACGACCATCATCAGTCGAATGCAGGCGCTCGCACCACATTCCCATGATGAAGCCTTCCACCAGTGGGCCTCTTCATTGAGCGATATACCCTATATCGCCATCGGACCGGACAAGAGCCCTTCTCTGGAATCAGCCATCAATCGTCTTATCGTCGAATACGGCTCCTCCGAGCATTCGGTGCATTACGCGGTTGTCGGCAATCTATTGGAATGCGTTCACTATCTCAGCCAGGCGTTGGATGAGCGCGTCCACGCGGACCCGCTCATCGCATCCATCCAACAAATCATCGATCGAGATCTCGTGCATATCTCCATTGAATCCATCGCGCATCAACTGGGATACAGCATCGGATATCTCTCCCGTTACAGCAAATCGCACAGCGGGAAAACCCTCGGAACTCTTATCAATGAAACACGTCTCAATGAGGCGGCCACGGCTTTGACGCAATCGGAGCTCACCATCGCCGAAATCACCCGACTTGTGGGGTTCAAAAGCCCCAGCTACTTCCATAAGATTTTCCAGAAGCGGTTCTCGCTGACCCCCAAACAGTATCGAAACGCATTCCTCAAAACGGGATTGGGCGCATAG